DNA sequence from the Marinilongibacter aquaticus genome:
ATACAAAGACGAAAACGACAGCAACCAAATCATCGGGCAGTTCGGTTTGGGATTCTATTCGGCCTATATGGTGGCGAAAGAAGTGGAAATCCACACAAAATCTTATCAAGATGCTCCGGCAGTGAAATGGGTGTGCGACGGTACAACCGAATATGAAATTTCGGACATCGAAAAAGCCGAACGCGGAACAGACATCATTTTGCACATTGCCGATGACTCTGAAGAGTTTTTGGAAGAATTCAAAATCGAGCAAATACTTGAAAAATATGGAAAATTCTTGCCCGTAGAAATCGAATTCAAAGACAAGGTGATTAACAACCCGAATCCGATTTGGGTAAAACCACCTTCTGATTTGAAAGACGAAGACTACCTGGCTTTCTACAAAGAACTGTATCCCTATTCCGAGGATCCTTTGTTCTGGATTCACCTCAATGTCGATTATCCTTTCAATCTGACGGGCGTGCTTTATTTCCCGAAAATCAAGCAAGATTTCCAACTCAGTCGCGAGAAGATTCAATTGTACAGCCGCCAAGTATTCATCACCGACGATGTGAAAGATATCGTGCCCGAATTCTTGCAATTGCTTCACGGCGTAATCGACTCTCCGGATATTCCGTTGAACGTATCGCGTTCGTATTTGCAGGCCGACGGAAATGTGAAGAAAATCAACAACCACATCACCAAAAAAGTGGCCGACAAATTGGCCGAACTCTTCAAAAGCGACCGTAAGGCTTTCGAAGAAAAATGGGAAAGCATTGGCCTGTTCGTGAAATACGGTATCGTTTCGGATGAGAAATTCTACGACCGTGCCAAAGATTTTGTCTTGTTGAAAAACACCGACGGCGAGTTTAAAACCATCGAAGAGTACAAAACAAAAATCGAAGCCTTGCAAAAGGACAAAGACGAAAATCTTGTGGTGCTGTACACTTCGGATGTGGA
Encoded proteins:
- the htpG gene encoding molecular chaperone HtpG, whose product is MSTEKGTISINTENIFPIIKKFLYSDNEIFLRELVSNAVDATQKIKKLSAMGKYEGELGELKIRVAVDKENKTITISDKGIGMTAEEVKKYINQIAFSGAKDFLEKYKDENDSNQIIGQFGLGFYSAYMVAKEVEIHTKSYQDAPAVKWVCDGTTEYEISDIEKAERGTDIILHIADDSEEFLEEFKIEQILEKYGKFLPVEIEFKDKVINNPNPIWVKPPSDLKDEDYLAFYKELYPYSEDPLFWIHLNVDYPFNLTGVLYFPKIKQDFQLSREKIQLYSRQVFITDDVKDIVPEFLQLLHGVIDSPDIPLNVSRSYLQADGNVKKINNHITKKVADKLAELFKSDRKAFEEKWESIGLFVKYGIVSDEKFYDRAKDFVLLKNTDGEFKTIEEYKTKIEALQKDKDENLVVLYTSDVEKQDSFIQGAKKRDYDILVLDDVLDSHFINTLEQKLEKLTFKRVDADALDKLIDKGLNSESVLSDKEKEKVTELFKELAGDNVVQIEALSAEDAPVSIVMPEFMRRYMDMSKLQGQNAMFGAMPQSYNLVVNGNSPVVAKMLRLKGDDRRKSYAKQLHDLALLSQGMLSGSKLTAFVNRTFEEMAE